The Melanotaenia boesemani isolate fMelBoe1 chromosome 11, fMelBoe1.pri, whole genome shotgun sequence genome includes the window CGGTGTAAACTAATTTGTGTGTAATTTGGGATAGTTGTGTGTGTAATACATGGTTCGTAAACCGTTTTGTgttagctaaccagctaacagaggttAACCGGAGGTAGGCTGGCTAAAGTTAAGGgacgctgttagccggctaaaaaccgtagttgtgctgcactctcccttcttgtcaatcaaaaggacacgcccctactTATgtcaaatttcaagattaaataacatccagaCAGATGTTATCAAAACAtccccgcccccccccccccctcacagttgtcatgaaggtaccCTTGAcatattaatcctaaaatggatttttttttttttaaacatgtttatttctgttgtgaagttggtctttttaacatgggagtctatggggatttgcacTGTTTTGGAGCCAACCTCTAGCAGATGAGGGGtgctctgcatttttttttttttttacttccacataggcttcacattttacaggcggtGGTTGCCACTTGATCTGCACTTACGCAGAGATCAGTTAACTCGAGAGGTTCTGAGATTCTTAAGGATTCAGGTAGCCTCCTTATATACAGCCTATTGTAGCCTCACAGCTTCCCATGCAGCTTCCTGCATACACGGTGTGTTTAAAAGCTGGTGGAAAGCTGGGTCGTTTGGGTTTTCATGGGAGTAGTTTTCTCCACTTTTGCCGAATTGGGAAATACGTTTGACTGTAGGAATAAAATAGTAGCTCACCACCCATTTATTATAACACATAGACCTACATttacttttctgtattttaaatgtcttatatAGACAAATAGGCATTATTAGCCATACAGATGTAATTAGATGGGTTAAAGAAACAATCTCTAGGTGGAGTAGCGACTCTTTGGCTGGGAAAAGCAGATCGCCTAAGCGAGGGGCAAGACTGTAAAGGCGGGGCATCCCAGTGGTCTTACAATCCGATTCTAATAAGATAGTCAGTATATCCGATTACATCGAataatgttttctgtctgatagTTTGGTGCACTGTTATCCTCACATTTCTCTGTTAGCAGGAGCTAATGTGTGTACCTGAGCCAAGTTATTACAGTAGTGAAtcgttttatttaatgtcagtCTTAGGACACACTTTCTCAGTCAATAAAGAGGATCGTAGCGACATTTACACCACactaaactatttttataaTGCCAACAAGCATCGAGCTAGATGAACCCTCGTTGGTGATTAGctctcattaaaacaaaattttaggACACATTATTTAATCAAATGCTGAGGCTACCTCTAATCGAAATAATTTAAGATTTAGTGTCGACCAAAATTCTTCCTTGAAGATGATGGGTCACCGCCATCCTAACAATATCGTATTGTTTGGTAGCATTGATGGTTGTTCTTGCAAGGTGATGAAGCTACTGGTAAAattattttgacttttaaagttattgttaattttaacaaaataatagacaaaaaaggtaaaaagaaaacaatacacGTGTCACGCCCTCACCTGGTCTGTCCAAGCCTTTCCTACCTTTCCTCCCCTGATCACGCCCTCTCTTGTTCTGCCCAAGCCTTGCCTGCCTTTGTTCAGAGATCACTCTCCTGATTGCTCACGCCTGTCCCAGATCAGCTACACCTGTCTCCCTTTCACCCGTCAGCCCTTATATaccccagcaccacagtcactccctgtcggaccttaatcTGCGCACATCATGGACTCATCCCTTCTCCGTTCCCTGGCTccctggttcctgtccctccaaCTGACTTCTTCAGTGTCCAAGTAAGACCTTTCCCTTGTGTTCACGGTGTTTAATAGAGTGGTTAACCTGCCCTTTGTCTCTGAGGAGTCCCTGCATAACAACATGTAGTCATGTGCAACAGTTCTCTcactttctgaaggtctttcaaagttcTTTGGACatgttctgctttttttcccccacttttTCTATCCAATTCTTGTACCTGATCATTTGTGGAGGAGTTGTTACTTCTACCAAGGCAAAGTCATGTATAACTctaaaagttatggatggattttgatgacattttcataAAATCCCAGAAATTAACATTGAAACAAGTGATttgattttgggggtgatccagatcatgtcCTGGAGCcaataggttttttttttttttttttttttttaaggattctttactttAGAGAAATAGGGATAACTTGGTcattaaagctaaaaaaattatgcaaaaaaaattaaataaaacgtACAATGGCTTGATTGAGGTCTGTGCTGTCTTTGagtgtgtttagtttttttgtgaCTTAACACTGACCTATTAACATTGAAGCAGTAGAAGTTGAGCTGATACAAAGATCGGACAGTTTGACAGAAAATGGGATTTTAGCAGAAACGAGGTGATTCCCAAAAGGTGAGTTTCATACACTTACTCACACacacctatacacacacacacacctatacacacatatatatatatatatatatatatatatatatatatatatatacacacacacaacatatagATATCCATGTGTATTTATCTGTGTATTTTTAATGTCCcttaaataactgtttttcacCTTGGTCGTCTTCTGTCAGGCTGTAGAGGAATTTGGGTATCCACTGAGGTAAAAACCTTTCTTCACCATCAGTTTATTATAGCTGAGCAAATCATGAGTCATAATTTTGCTTAATTGCTATATTTGAGTTTGTAGTTTGTCTCAAatgaaaactattttctttgcattaacattacagtcattcagctgatgcttttatccatagcgacttacagtggttagtcagtagcattaagggtcttgtcTAAGGACCCAACTGAAAGGTGATGATATTTGTTCCCTGAACcctggtctcccacatgggagactGATGCTCTGCCAACTAACCTTACCAGCCACTAGCAgtaaaaaatgtgaaagtttTCAGGGTGCGAGCAAGTCATTGTGGAGAGAATGTTGGAGTGGCAAGTCTGATGTTGACACTGCATGGTCCTGATAACAGAAGCTTTATTACTGGCAAAAGTGTGCAAAACCAAAGGTTTGTGAGACCTGCAAACATCTTCAGCCTGTTAACCTGGAATCAGAGCTTGACAAATATTAAAGAAACATACTGTATACTGTTATGTGACTGAATGTTTTTATACATACACAACTCATAAAAAGTTGGGGATGTTCAGCTTTTTTATGTCAGTGTATCTAAAATGTACTATAAGTTTCACAGGTGAACTTAATTTTACTTTCTCTCAACTTTTGAATGCAGGTGATCAACTGTTTAATGTTTCAGTATTTAATGCAGAACATGCATGATGTTCACTAACAAGACGATTgactacaaaaaacaaaagtttcagAACCATGAATCAACTGCTAAATATGCAGATTGAATTGACAGCTTGTATCTAAAAGGTTATACATCATCAAATCAAAACCACACCGACCAATTGTtaaattttctttcaaaaaATGCTTGAGAAATTACTATTGCATACATTCATAATATACCAGTGTAGCataattttttaagttttctatCAATTTTACCCAGAAGTCATATGGTATGAGACACCCCTAATACCACAGGCAGCAGTTTGTGAGTGTGGGCGAACATCTTCCAGAATCCATCCATCTGCACCACTGCATCACAAGACAGTCACTCGTTCGAGCCTCAGATGGAGGAGTTAGAATGGGGAgatttctgtgtggagtttgcatattTTCCTTGTATATGCGAGGATTCTCTGTTCATGCAAGTTGGGTTAATTGGTCATTCTGCCTAGTGAATGTGAGCACAAGTGGTTGTCTTCCTGTGATAGCCTGACaacttgtccagggtgtaccctgcctcttacctgGTAATTTCTGGGATGGAatccagcttccccatgaccctgaatAGGACTAAGTTGTATAGAAAATGGTTTTCCACAAACTGTAACCTTCTCTCTGTTACCATATTTAGGAGGTGCAAATGCCCTACATACAGTGGGAGGACAGCAGTCTTCTTCCTGATCCACATGCCGAAGTGCGGGTACCAGAACTGGGCATACCATCCACAGCTGAGCACATGGATCTGCTGTGGGAACACATTAACCCTCTACAACCTTCAGAGTCTAGTGGCATGGACATTTACTTGCATACAGTGCAGTATGTGGAAACATTACTTGAGACAAGTTAGATGCTAAGTAGATtccattatgtttttaatgataaaagCATTTCCTTATTTGTTTGAAATGGCCATTTGCAAAAGTATACTCATAGTTTGactactgcaaaaaaaaaaaaaaaaaaaaatctaattaaaattaattagtaACTACATTGATCTTTTGTGTTAGACACCGATGGGGGGGACTTTATAAACATGTATGCCAACATCACCGAAAACTTTAATAtgtgtatattaaaaaaaaaaaaaaaaaaaaaatgaacttcCAGATGTTGTTTTCAGCGTTCCTGGTAATAAAGATTTCAACTTCTTACATTTCACCTGTAAAACTTGCATGACTCGAACCAACTCAAAAAATGTTTGTCAGATATAATAAATGTGAGACAAAAGCATATTTCAGTATGGGGGGggataaaaaatgtttactgaATGGACTTTAATGTACAACTCAATGCACAGACGGGGCAGATTAACCGTTTTTATGATTGCCCCTAATTTTTGCGAAACTCAACAAATGCTACAAAGATAAATGGATGGTTGAGAAATCTTTCTAgctcaaaatgttttaatgtcagaCATAATGTAGTGAACCATGAACAGTGTGTCAAAAGTGACTTGgttgacatttaaatgttttttttttttttttttttttttttttaaacatcttttcaaCTTTTAactaataatttaacaaaagaaaataccagAACATTGATTTTTCAAACCAGACCTAGGACCGGTCTATTACAATGATTAGCATTGATCTCTTCAGTTAGCTCTGTGGTTAGCTAGCGAGCAGTAGCAGGGACGAATGAGTCAGTGGGAACGAGGAATCGTGATTCACGAGTCAGTAAAGTGATTCTCGAGTATTGAACGATTCGTTCATGACTCGCACAACACTACTCGGCGCTGTCGCAAACGAAAGCCCATGTAGGGGAAAACATGGCTGTATCCATTGGTTGTGAGCATTATGTGCGCAGCTGTTTATTGAAAGTAAGTGAACTTCATAAAACATGTATCACGTATCTGATGTTACAATTATGAGGAAAGCATTTGGTTGTTAAATATACCAAACTGTATTTTGCTACGGCCACAAGCTCGGGTAGCAACCGCTCGAAGCTAACTGCTCGGTTACGTTCTTTTGGTTCGGAGACTgacataacagaaaaatgacaatATCAGTTTGGCTGTTTGTGATATGTTTACGAGTCGTACCTCCACAGTTGGTTTTTTCGCAATTGATCTATTTACTAAGTTAGTTTCCCACTCACCATGTCAGTAATACACATTTGGCACCTAGCTATTTATTTCTAATGCGATCAAACGTagctgaacatttttattttacttcctaCATCACCATTACAAAGTTTAAGCATAAATAATTGTGATTGAAAGTACCCAAATGTGTTAGCATCACTCTGACTAGGGACTTTGCCCCTGTTTCTACGAAATGCAGGCACCTTGCTGTGGTAAACTGTATGTGTGTCGACTGTGCCACGATGCAGAGGAAAACCACCAAATGGATCGCTTCAAAGTCAGAGAAGTACAATGCTCTGAGTGTCAAACCCTGCAGCAGGTACATGAGAAAAGATAGCAGTAGCTTATAGGTTTTTAGCTACACCATTCAGTCAAAATAATCATTCACTTTTGCCCATGGatctctgtgttgtgtgtcactgtctgtgtgtgtatgtatgtatgtcggATATTTCACATGTAGGCCCAGCAGACCTGTCAGCAATGTCACGTGCAGTTTGGGGAGTACTATTGTGACATTTGCCACCTGTTTGACAAGGATAAGAAGCAGTACCACTGTCAGCCCTGTGGGATATGCAGGTTACTATCATTACATAATTAAATATCTTAATACACATGAAAAGCTTGGTTAAATTCATGTTTAAGACAGCAGCAGTGTCTCCAGGTGAATAACCTATTGATGTTGCACTATTTTTTCATGGTAAATCCAGATTATCTGACAGGTTGATGACAAATAAGTGATAGATTTTCTTATCATTGTGAGATAATATTTACAAATCAGCCAGCACAATAGACAGCACTATGTGTGTTTTGACCTCTACAGGATTGGGCCCAGGGAGAACTACTTTCATTGTGAGAAATGCAATTTGTGTTTAGCCCAAGTTTTGCGAGGAAACCACAAGGTAATAATTACTGTACATCTGTTCCAAACCCATTCTCACAAAAGTGTTGAAGTAGCAGATTTATTCTCTCTGCTGTAATTTggtcttttcttttgtgtgtgtttcagtgtgttgaAAATGTATCAAGGCAGAACTGCCCAGTGTGTATGGAGGTAAAAACACAATTATGGATGttgaatttttaataaaatgttttcatttaaaacttgATGTActtaatttctttctctttttcctccagGATATTCACACATCTCGAGATGGTGCTCATGTTCTGCCTTGTGGCCATCTTTTACACAAGTATGACTCACTATTCTTATTAATAAGTAATATAATTTGTTTGAGGTTATAGAGATTTAACTGTGTACACATCTATTTccagaaaagttaaaatgagaGTTCAAATAGAAAGCAGTGACTTGTAAATCATTTAAACTATAGGTTTACTTGAAAATAGTACAAAGACAACACCTACGATGCTGCAGCTGAGAAATGTTATTTGAGCTTTTGATAATTAATTTTAACAAAACGCAAGacaaagatagtgaaaagtacAGACAAAAATTTAAAGTGTGAAAGAGTTTAAGTGGTGTGTTATAAGTGAGCAGTGTAAAGTGTGTACAGCAGTGTTCACCCAGGAAATTATAATGttctcaagaaaaaaaaagacacaaaggaAGACATTGCAGCTAATTTGGGTTATTGGAAGTATCATGATTGGGCATAAAAATGTTATCCAAAGACACAAGTCTGCCAAAATCCACTGCATGTGCTCTGAAACACTTCTGAAAACCATTGTCACTGAACAGTTTGTTGCTGCAACTCTACCCTGATCTTTAAAGATTTATCTTCAATAGTTTGAGATCTCCTATATCATAACatcaaaataactaaatttCATGTTCTACACAGGACCTGCTTCGACAACATGGTCAGAGGAGGGTATGTCTAAGCTTTCTGATACCTCTTAGATTTGCTAAAACTTGGCCTTGTTGTATTTAAATAGCTGGGTTACAGTCAGCTTTCTCCATTTagccattttaaattaaataaatgagtaacTTGGTGTCTGTAACTGTGACTTAGGTTTCCCCCAGAATGCCCATCTCTGTGCTCTCTACACTCGCTCTCTAGTAAACCAGCTTTCTAATAAGCTTTTTGCAGCTGCATGTCTATATGTTAAAAGAACTGAGACGGTGAACATAATGTCTGAGCCAGTCTTACACTCTgactgaaaatgactaaaaagtggtgttctttaaattttatttaacaagtgctgaacatcaaagcaatgttgctttaaaaatgcaattaatgcaaTGTAAATCGGCCAGAACTACTTTGCATAAATGCTTCTCTTGCAACTGCTACTGCACTGCTACTCACAGTAACAAAGTTACTACAATTACTAgaccctttttctttctctctgtttgtTTCAGAGCATATCGCTGCCCTCTGTGTATGCATTCTGCTTGGAACATGGAGGGCCACTGGGATCAGATGGACAAAGAGATTGCTCAGTCACCAATGCCCCCTGAATATCAGAGGGCTTCTGTCAAAGTAAGACCAGTAAAAAGCTTGAAATATACACGTTCTGCTTTTCATTCACAGCAGAAAGTGAACTTTGAGATTGTTTTGTCTAAAAATTCAATTAGCAGTATACACATTGTATGTGAAgcattatttgttttacttctctCTACAGATTATATGTAACGACTGCCAAACCCATTGCACTGTGCCTTTCCATGTGTTGGGAATGAAGTGCACTGGTTGTGGCTCCTACAATACAGCACAGGATGGAGGACTGATGCAGCAGGAGTTGCAGGACATTGAGAATGAGGCTGAAACAGACACAGAGCCTGAGCAACAAGATTAGTTCTACCTGCTCAAAACAGTGTGAATGGGATTAACTGTAATGCATCATATGTTTGACTGATGCATTCAAACATTACACTGAAGCAATGCTCTGAATTTTGTAAATAGAAaagattcatgttttttttttttcttattttattttttgttcttggGGATAGAAATCTATCCCAGCATGTGCTCAGAGAGATGTAAATATGGACTAGTGGCCAGTCAGTCACAGGACTTCCACATTGACAGTTTATATTGACAGTGTGTTCTACCTGCATGATATGGTGACAAAAGGCAAACACAACAAGGTCTTGTGTCTGTTAACTTTTTGGCAGCTGTAACCAGTTAGGACGGTGGGATTCTTATCTGATGGGCTTGGGGAGTGTGCCAGTGCCATATTGAAATAATGTCAGTGAGATGTTAGCCgacatgttttttaatgtaGTGTACGAGCCTGTGTGACTTCACAGAAGACAATGTCAGTAGTGGAAATTTGTTAGAAAAGGGAAAAATTCACAAGGGTGAcatgatgaaaaaatgttttatgatattttttttttctttgggtgGGGGGGTAGTTACATAAATCTGTAGTAAcctaaatatttgcatttttcatcCTTTGAATCCTGTGTCTTCATCAGTTTATAAACACCAGTTTATAGGTATAGAACTCTATCTGATTATACAAGTAAGCTTTTTAGAAAATTCATAGACACACCTCAAAGTTACAGTACATGAATTTACATATTGATAAAGGAcctttgaaaaatgaaatgtcAAGAAACTTTACACGATAGACAGACCTTTACCACTCTTTTCTAAATCTATTCATGCAGTAGACAGTAGAACCAATGTAAGTCAGGACTGTAGTTAGTATGACTGCTGTAACAAAGTTCTAATCTattcttttctaaaaaaaaaaaaaaaaaaaaaaagaataaaagaagaagcaTCTAATCATAATGTCctttccaccaccttgggatAATTGGGATGTTGTCAGCCGAGGTGTTTAgttaatttttgtgttttatggatCCTCATAAGTCCTCACTTAAGTGAAGACTACTCTTCCTGGGGTCGG containing:
- the rchy1 gene encoding RING finger and CHY zinc finger domain-containing protein 1, which translates into the protein MAVSIGCEHYVRSCLLKAPCCGKLYVCRLCHDAEENHQMDRFKVREVQCSECQTLQQAQQTCQQCHVQFGEYYCDICHLFDKDKKQYHCQPCGICRIGPRENYFHCEKCNLCLAQVLRGNHKCVENVSRQNCPVCMEDIHTSRDGAHVLPCGHLLHKTCFDNMVRGGAYRCPLCMHSAWNMEGHWDQMDKEIAQSPMPPEYQRASVKIICNDCQTHCTVPFHVLGMKCTGCGSYNTAQDGGLMQQELQDIENEAETDTEPEQQD